A part of Desulfomicrobium baculatum DSM 4028 genomic DNA contains:
- a CDS encoding sigma-54-dependent transcriptional regulator → MTEAQKNILAVDADPVQRQALAELLASDEHAVLLASGAEEALLKLENGQVDLVIAEEEMPGMSGRELLWECVRRWPGLPFIMLTGSGTVSSAVAAIKDGAADYLARPVDGQELLRGVARILASSGGRAWARSGNLLTDELWGGKSPSMQRLYKLIERVAPTEATILLLGESGTGKEKIAGLLHRLSQRSRGPLVIVDCGSTPSTLLESELFGHAKGSFTNAYKDKKGLVAEAHGGTLFLDEIGNISSEMQLRLLRFLQERKIRRVGDLAETAVNCRVIAATNADLAELVRSGEFREDLYYRLKVINIQVPPLRERKADIPVLAERFLQLFAEDGPLPRLDAEVAEAILDYPWPGNVRELRNMLEAAVILSSDGVIRMEDMQFEDSYEDTPLPGNLLSLSGSEKQVVLNALERSSWVVKDAADLLGVSRRTMHYKIKKFQIDTTKRSA, encoded by the coding sequence ATGACCGAGGCCCAAAAAAATATACTCGCCGTGGATGCCGACCCGGTTCAGCGGCAGGCCTTGGCTGAACTGCTCGCCTCTGACGAACACGCGGTGCTGCTCGCATCAGGTGCCGAGGAAGCTCTGCTCAAGCTCGAAAACGGTCAGGTCGATCTGGTCATCGCCGAGGAAGAGATGCCAGGCATGTCCGGCAGGGAATTGTTGTGGGAGTGTGTCCGGCGTTGGCCAGGGCTGCCGTTCATCATGTTGACCGGGAGCGGCACGGTGTCGAGCGCCGTCGCGGCCATCAAAGACGGGGCTGCGGATTATCTGGCAAGGCCCGTTGACGGGCAGGAACTGTTGCGGGGAGTTGCCCGGATTTTGGCTTCAAGCGGAGGTCGCGCCTGGGCTCGCAGCGGCAACCTGCTGACCGACGAGCTTTGGGGCGGGAAGAGTCCCTCCATGCAACGCCTCTACAAACTGATCGAGCGGGTGGCTCCGACGGAGGCTACGATTCTGCTTCTCGGCGAGAGCGGCACGGGCAAGGAAAAGATCGCCGGGCTTTTACATCGTTTGAGCCAGCGCTCGCGGGGTCCGCTTGTGATCGTCGATTGCGGCTCCACGCCGTCCACATTGCTGGAGAGTGAACTGTTCGGGCACGCCAAGGGTTCATTCACAAACGCTTACAAGGACAAGAAAGGGCTTGTGGCCGAGGCGCATGGCGGGACTCTGTTCCTTGATGAGATCGGCAACATCTCCTCGGAAATGCAGTTGAGACTTTTGCGCTTCCTGCAAGAACGAAAAATTCGCCGGGTTGGAGACCTGGCCGAGACCGCAGTCAATTGCCGCGTCATTGCCGCGACCAATGCGGATTTGGCTGAGTTGGTGCGCAGCGGCGAATTTCGGGAAGATCTTTACTACCGCCTCAAGGTCATCAACATCCAGGTGCCGCCCCTGCGCGAGCGCAAGGCCGATATCCCTGTTCTGGCCGAGCGTTTTCTTCAGCTTTTTGCGGAGGATGGGCCCTTGCCGCGTCTTGACGCGGAGGTCGCCGAAGCCATTCTTGATTACCCTTGGCCCGGCAATGTGCGCGAATTGCGCAATATGCTGGAGGCTGCGGTCATTTTGTCTTCTGACGGCGTGATCCGGATGGAGGACATGCAGTTTGAGGACAGCTACGAAGACACTCCCCTGCCAGGCAATCTTCTTTCTCTGTCCGGAAGCGAGAAACAGGTGGTTTTGAACGCTCTGGAGAGAAGCTCCTGGGTGGTCAAGGACGCCGCCGATCTGCTCGGGGTCAGCCGCCGGACCATGCATTACAAGATCAAGAAATTTCAGATTGATACAACCAAACGTTCAGCCTGA
- a CDS encoding LEA type 2 family protein, which translates to MRFALFMLGVVAFITVTGCAHFGRTVESPTVRLVDMAPASSTLFEQRVLLTFRIVNPNPFALSWTGVKVNTRVNDMDLLPGVSSENGQVEALGESVFKVEAAASTLGLLRQVLNFQGGQNTLTYALEGILYQGGLSSGGIPFSAEGALWDSGQEL; encoded by the coding sequence ATGAGATTTGCACTGTTTATGCTCGGCGTTGTTGCTTTCATTACAGTTACAGGGTGCGCCCATTTCGGAAGAACAGTTGAGTCACCCACGGTTCGTCTCGTTGATATGGCGCCGGCAAGCAGCACCCTCTTCGAGCAGCGTGTGCTTTTGACTTTTCGCATAGTCAATCCAAATCCGTTTGCGTTGTCGTGGACCGGAGTCAAGGTCAATACTCGGGTCAACGACATGGATCTGCTGCCGGGGGTGTCATCGGAAAATGGCCAGGTGGAAGCCCTGGGAGAATCGGTCTTCAAGGTCGAGGCCGCCGCTTCGACTCTGGGTCTGCTGCGCCAGGTACTTAATTTTCAGGGTGGCCAGAACACGCTGACCTATGCCCTGGAGGGAATTCTCTATCAGGGCGGACTGAGTTCCGGAGGAATCCCGTTCTCCGCAGAAGGGGCGCTTTGGGATTCCGGCCAGGAACTTTAG
- the msrA gene encoding peptide-methionine (S)-S-oxide reductase MsrA has translation MRLVLIFAILASGVFGGTVAAQTKEAVFAGGCFWCLEGPFDALPGVMETEAGYTGGQISNPTYEQVSSGTSGHIEAMRVVYDPEQVDFEKLLNVFWRNIDPLDAGGQFCDRGPQYRSAVFFADAAEESAAQASKARLEEAHGFTIATEILPRSEFYPAEEYHQDYYKKNPLRYHFYRQGCGRDQRLRQLWGAEAKVKP, from the coding sequence ATGCGGCTGGTGTTGATTTTTGCGATTTTGGCTTCAGGCGTGTTTGGAGGAACTGTGGCTGCACAAACAAAAGAAGCGGTATTTGCAGGTGGGTGTTTCTGGTGTCTGGAAGGACCTTTCGACGCCTTGCCCGGAGTCATGGAAACGGAGGCCGGATACACCGGCGGACAGATATCCAATCCGACCTATGAGCAGGTCTCGTCCGGAACCAGCGGTCATATCGAAGCCATGCGGGTGGTTTATGACCCCGAGCAGGTCGATTTTGAAAAGCTCCTCAATGTCTTCTGGCGCAACATCGACCCCCTTGATGCCGGTGGACAGTTTTGTGATCGCGGTCCGCAATACAGGTCCGCTGTATTTTTCGCGGATGCGGCCGAAGAGTCCGCCGCGCAGGCGTCAAAGGCCCGGCTTGAGGAGGCCCATGGGTTCACGATCGCAACTGAGATTCTGCCCCGGTCAGAATTCTATCCCGCCGAGGAGTATCATCAGGATTATTACAAGAAAAATCCTCTCAGATACCATTTTTATCGGCAGGGCTGCGGCCGTGACCAGCGTCTGAGGCAGCTTTGGGGAGCGGAAGCGAAAGTGAAGCCCTGA
- a CDS encoding acetate--CoA ligase family protein — protein MEPIQLGFEQSRTLLDAYDIPVLGRMIRTLEQAKQTAQELGFPVAMKTVSSQIIHKTDLGCVLLDRKDLTELEAGYAELMDNVRAAGVTEIDGILIQPMVKPGLEVLIGATQDPSFGPMTMIGSGGRFVELLADVTPGIGILEENEVRAMLDRTHAGRILDGFRGPALDKEAVIRLAMNVSRFMAEHPEIHELDLNPVIVYEEGFAIVDARLIAGEPVHYPRQTDVSPQKMASLRTIFSPASVVLYGASNTGTVGGIVLKNLRRLDRLYPINPRTEALQGMRCYPNLESLPEVPEVAVFVVNSETVVREFEKFCRAGGKGAIIISDGFAESGRRELEDRLRNLSLQYGVSYIGPNCLGIIDNFSGVNTMFIPPHRTGIIREPGGIGIISQSGGIGMELMEMLEADRVGMGKWVSCGNSSSVGVAEILAHMGQDPRIEVIAIYLEGLSEGLKLMEIGRQVAAQKPVLIIKGGSGGGKEATMSHTASLAGSHEAFRACCSQAGFYLIEDLTEDPKIMVNVLSILTTQPKARGKRTAVVSVGGGAAVLLADQITAEGMELAQFTPQTRRRLQDLLRENIKATNPDDLEQMLVNVGNNPLDLLGNCDDRRLIRALEIIADDADTDVIVAAIYLQVPYLSEYLAERLVEFRRSIDKPFIVSPRGLCTHVTRFRESLYAKRFHTYTVPMVKPLSIALDIWDRYDRNFMSEAELRED, from the coding sequence ATGGAACCGATACAGCTTGGATTTGAACAAAGCCGAACCCTTCTGGACGCCTACGACATCCCCGTGCTGGGCCGCATGATCCGCACGCTGGAGCAAGCCAAGCAGACGGCGCAGGAGCTTGGTTTTCCGGTGGCCATGAAGACGGTCTCAAGCCAGATCATCCACAAGACCGACCTCGGTTGCGTGCTGCTGGATCGTAAAGACCTGACCGAGCTTGAGGCCGGGTATGCAGAACTCATGGACAATGTGCGGGCCGCCGGGGTGACGGAGATTGACGGCATCCTGATTCAGCCCATGGTCAAACCCGGCCTTGAAGTGCTCATTGGCGCCACCCAGGACCCCAGCTTCGGTCCCATGACCATGATCGGTTCGGGAGGCCGTTTCGTTGAACTCCTGGCCGACGTGACTCCCGGCATCGGCATTCTGGAAGAAAATGAAGTCCGGGCCATGCTGGACAGGACTCACGCCGGACGCATTCTGGACGGATTCCGGGGCCCGGCCCTCGACAAGGAGGCCGTCATCCGCCTGGCCATGAACGTGTCGCGTTTCATGGCCGAACACCCTGAAATCCATGAACTCGATCTAAACCCCGTCATTGTCTACGAAGAGGGCTTCGCCATTGTCGACGCCCGCCTCATCGCCGGCGAACCGGTCCACTACCCTCGCCAGACCGATGTTTCGCCGCAAAAAATGGCCAGCCTGCGCACCATCTTCAGCCCCGCCTCCGTGGTCCTCTACGGAGCGTCGAACACCGGCACGGTGGGCGGCATCGTACTCAAAAATCTTCGCCGTTTGGACCGCCTCTATCCCATCAACCCACGCACGGAAGCTTTGCAGGGCATGCGTTGCTACCCGAATCTGGAGAGCCTGCCGGAGGTTCCGGAAGTGGCGGTATTTGTCGTCAACTCCGAGACCGTGGTCCGTGAGTTCGAGAAATTCTGCCGGGCCGGCGGCAAGGGCGCCATCATCATCAGCGACGGCTTTGCCGAATCCGGGCGGCGGGAGCTTGAAGACAGGCTGCGGAATTTGAGCCTGCAGTACGGGGTCAGCTACATCGGCCCCAACTGTCTGGGCATCATCGACAACTTCTCCGGCGTGAACACCATGTTCATTCCGCCCCACCGCACGGGCATCATCCGCGAACCGGGCGGAATCGGCATCATCTCCCAGAGCGGCGGCATCGGCATGGAACTCATGGAGATGCTCGAAGCGGACCGGGTCGGCATGGGCAAGTGGGTATCCTGCGGCAACTCGAGCAGCGTGGGCGTGGCGGAAATCCTGGCACACATGGGCCAGGACCCGCGCATCGAGGTCATCGCCATCTATCTGGAAGGGCTGTCCGAAGGCCTCAAGCTCATGGAGATCGGCAGGCAGGTGGCGGCTCAAAAGCCGGTCCTGATCATCAAGGGCGGCTCCGGCGGCGGCAAGGAGGCGACCATGTCCCACACCGCATCCCTGGCGGGCAGTCACGAAGCCTTCCGGGCCTGCTGTTCCCAGGCCGGATTCTATCTCATCGAAGATCTGACCGAAGACCCCAAGATCATGGTCAACGTGCTCTCCATCCTGACCACGCAGCCCAAGGCCAGGGGCAAACGCACGGCGGTGGTCAGCGTCGGTGGCGGCGCGGCGGTGCTGCTGGCCGACCAGATCACGGCCGAAGGCATGGAACTGGCCCAGTTCACGCCCCAAACCAGAAGGCGCCTGCAGGACCTGCTGCGTGAAAACATCAAAGCCACAAACCCCGACGACCTGGAGCAGATGCTGGTCAACGTCGGCAACAACCCGCTTGATCTTCTGGGCAACTGCGACGACAGGCGGCTCATCCGTGCGCTTGAGATCATCGCCGATGACGCGGATACCGACGTCATCGTTGCCGCGATCTACCTGCAGGTGCCCTATCTCTCCGAATATCTGGCCGAGCGACTGGTCGAATTCAGGCGATCCATCGACAAACCGTTCATCGTCTCCCCGCGCGGTCTGTGCACACACGTGACCAGATTCCGGGAATCCCTCTACGCCAAGCGCTTCCACACCTACACCGTGCCGATGGTCAAGCCGCTCAGCATCGCCCTGGATATTTGGGACCGTTACGATCGAAATTTCATGAGCGAAGCCGAACTCCGGGAAGACTAA
- the gdhA gene encoding NADP-specific glutamate dehydrogenase, translating to MEILELVKRRDPGEVEFHQAVTEVMESIEPALERNPEYRRAGIVERMVEPERTVIFRVPWVDDHGDVHVNRGFRVQMNSAIGPYKGGIRFHPSVNLGILKFLAFEQVFKNSLTTLPMGGGKGGADFDPKGKSDNEVQRFCQSFMLELFRHIGPNTDVPAGDIGVGAREVGFMFGMYKKLKNEFTGVLTGKGASWGGSLVRPEATGYGAVYFAGEMLAAQGKTLEGTRSLVSGSGNVAQYTMEKLLQLGSSPITFSDSSGYIYDESGVTPEKLAFIKHLKNVRRGRVHEYVDAYPEAVFTPADYALGYNPLWAHKAECAFPCATQNEIGRRDADNMVAGGVRVVTEGANMPTSHEGVRIFLDNGVLFGPGKAANAGGVSVSGLEMTQNSMRLSWTRQEVDDRLKLIMKTIHKVCMDTAAVYGKPLNYVVGANIAGFVKVADAMLDQGVV from the coding sequence ATGGAGATTCTTGAACTGGTCAAGCGGCGGGATCCGGGCGAAGTGGAGTTTCATCAGGCCGTGACGGAGGTCATGGAGTCCATCGAACCGGCGCTTGAGCGTAATCCCGAATACCGCCGGGCGGGGATTGTCGAACGCATGGTCGAGCCGGAGCGCACGGTCATCTTTCGCGTGCCATGGGTGGACGATCACGGGGATGTGCACGTCAACCGGGGTTTCAGGGTGCAGATGAACAGCGCCATCGGGCCTTACAAAGGCGGCATCCGTTTTCATCCGTCCGTCAATCTCGGCATTCTCAAATTTTTGGCCTTCGAGCAGGTTTTCAAGAACTCCCTGACCACATTGCCCATGGGCGGGGGGAAGGGCGGCGCGGATTTTGACCCCAAGGGCAAGTCCGACAACGAGGTGCAGCGTTTCTGTCAGAGTTTCATGCTCGAACTTTTTCGTCATATCGGGCCAAATACGGATGTACCTGCCGGAGACATCGGCGTGGGCGCGCGGGAAGTGGGCTTCATGTTCGGCATGTACAAGAAACTCAAGAATGAATTCACGGGAGTGCTGACGGGCAAGGGCGCATCCTGGGGCGGCAGCCTGGTCCGGCCCGAGGCCACGGGGTACGGGGCGGTCTATTTTGCGGGCGAGATGCTGGCAGCCCAGGGGAAGACGCTGGAAGGAACGCGCAGCCTGGTCTCCGGATCGGGCAACGTGGCTCAGTATACCATGGAAAAACTTTTGCAGTTGGGCAGCTCCCCGATCACATTTTCGGATTCGTCGGGTTACATTTACGACGAGTCCGGAGTCACGCCCGAGAAGCTCGCCTTCATCAAGCACCTCAAGAATGTGCGCCGGGGGCGGGTGCATGAATACGTGGACGCCTATCCCGAAGCCGTCTTCACTCCGGCGGACTATGCGCTTGGGTACAATCCGCTCTGGGCGCATAAAGCGGAATGCGCCTTCCCTTGCGCAACACAAAACGAGATCGGCCGACGCGACGCGGACAACATGGTCGCGGGCGGGGTGCGGGTCGTGACCGAGGGGGCGAACATGCCGACTTCGCACGAGGGCGTGCGTATCTTTTTGGACAACGGGGTGCTTTTTGGCCCCGGCAAGGCCGCCAACGCCGGCGGGGTCTCGGTGTCGGGCCTGGAGATGACCCAGAACAGCATGCGGCTGAGTTGGACCCGGCAGGAAGTGGACGACCGGCTGAAGCTGATCATGAAGACCATCCACAAGGTCTGCATGGATACGGCCGCAGTCTACGGCAAGCCTCTCAACTATGTCGTGGGCGCCAATATCGCCGGCTTCGTGAAGGTGGCCGACGCCATGCTGGACCAGGGCGTGGTCTAG
- a CDS encoding PEP/pyruvate-binding domain-containing protein, translating into MPNTPDLHLVAQDSEFRKFHDLMARKVQNILLVSTAYDAWVMEEDCKLSERIVSEYQGLNLSRPPRLTWASSAEEALAFLAQRPFELIILMPQLAEREALTLGQRIKELSLGIPVYLLTHREVFLPGETPPEGIDRQFVWTGNADLLVALVKNAEDAMNVDFDTKSVGIRVIIVVEDSPRYQSCLLPILYRELVVQTQDVIREGLNQEHRLLTMRCRPKILLTDNYEDALALFLKFEPYVLGVISDVRFPRGGKLDASAGVDLLGAIKAQRFDIPLLLMSNEPDNARRAREIPASFVDKNSPCLLADVRGFVLERLGFGDFIFRGTQGEEISRAGSLYALEERLRTIPAEALVNHSRHNDFSRWFFARTEFELANHLRPLSETDFASPELLRAGVIEMIRARRQQRQKGIVANFNAKDFDPTTDFFKIGKGSMGGKARGLAFLFSILNRIPALAEKYPGVDFSMPRTLGISTEGFDSFVKINDLGYLSGVDLADDEVLKIVEKARFPKWLSHQLKAYLSQVHHPLAVRSSSLLEDAQYQAYAGLYSTIMVPNNHPDPNVRLAELILAIKQVYASTFYQAPKAFSRRVNQRTDEEKMGVLVQQVIGDDYGGYFYPAISGVAQSYNYYPFGRMKPEDGVATIAFGFGKIVVDGGQTLRFSPRYPNILPQCPTVELALRTAQTEFYSLPLEHWPWARTDFSLSRRNITEAEEKGPLALVASTFLPEEGRIRDTASIPDRPRVLLFAPVLKHKILPLAEILADVMGITESAMGCPVEIEFACNLYRDKQHRPVFSLLQLRPMSARADLNRVTITEHDREQAFCLSSHALGNAEKCDVRDIVFVRPDAFEVEKTVQIAGEIGRINAALVAQGRKYLLVGPGRWGTADRWLGIPVTWNDICGVSAIVETASAQLRVEPSQGSHFFHNITTLGINYIMMSGKEGERFDWEWLEGHDAVARDEHVVHVRLSAPMVIKVDGRSSHCAIIPGDEMARCLEVNTAPPGTGCCAPGCEGAGSPGQCAL; encoded by the coding sequence ATGCCCAATACGCCCGACCTGCATCTGGTGGCCCAGGATTCGGAATTTCGGAAATTCCATGACCTCATGGCCAGGAAAGTCCAGAATATTCTGCTCGTGTCCACGGCTTACGATGCCTGGGTCATGGAGGAGGACTGCAAGCTCTCCGAACGCATCGTGTCCGAATACCAGGGCCTGAACCTGAGCCGCCCGCCCCGTCTGACCTGGGCCTCAAGCGCCGAGGAGGCGCTGGCTTTTTTGGCGCAGCGCCCGTTCGAACTCATTATCCTCATGCCGCAATTGGCCGAGCGCGAGGCCCTGACCCTGGGGCAGAGGATCAAGGAGCTCAGCCTTGGCATCCCCGTTTATCTGCTGACCCACCGCGAAGTGTTCCTGCCCGGGGAAACCCCGCCCGAAGGCATTGACCGCCAGTTTGTGTGGACCGGCAACGCCGACCTGCTGGTCGCCCTGGTCAAGAACGCCGAAGACGCCATGAACGTCGATTTCGACACGAAAAGCGTCGGCATCCGGGTCATCATCGTGGTCGAGGACTCCCCTCGTTATCAGTCCTGCCTGCTGCCCATCCTGTATCGCGAGCTGGTGGTCCAGACCCAGGATGTCATCCGCGAAGGGCTGAATCAGGAGCACCGCCTGTTGACCATGAGGTGCCGGCCCAAGATTCTCTTGACCGATAATTATGAGGACGCGCTGGCTCTGTTCCTGAAATTCGAGCCGTATGTGTTGGGGGTGATCTCCGATGTGCGCTTTCCCCGTGGCGGCAAGCTCGATGCTTCGGCCGGCGTCGATTTGCTCGGGGCCATCAAGGCTCAGCGTTTCGATATCCCGCTGCTGCTGATGAGCAACGAGCCGGACAACGCCCGCAGGGCCCGGGAGATTCCGGCCAGCTTCGTGGACAAGAATTCTCCCTGCCTGCTTGCGGATGTGCGCGGTTTCGTGCTGGAGCGTCTGGGGTTCGGGGATTTCATCTTTCGCGGAACGCAAGGAGAGGAAATCTCTCGGGCCGGAAGCCTCTATGCGCTTGAGGAACGGCTGAGGACCATTCCTGCCGAGGCTCTTGTCAACCATTCTCGTCACAACGATTTTTCGCGCTGGTTTTTTGCACGGACCGAGTTTGAGCTGGCCAACCACCTGCGCCCCTTGAGCGAAACAGATTTCGCGTCACCGGAGCTCTTGCGGGCCGGAGTGATCGAGATGATCCGGGCCAGGCGGCAGCAGCGGCAAAAGGGGATCGTGGCAAATTTCAACGCCAAGGATTTCGATCCGACCACGGACTTCTTCAAGATCGGCAAGGGTTCCATGGGTGGCAAGGCGCGTGGGCTGGCGTTTTTGTTTTCCATCCTGAACAGGATTCCGGCCCTCGCGGAAAAATATCCCGGCGTGGATTTTTCCATGCCGAGGACCCTGGGCATTTCGACCGAAGGTTTTGATTCTTTTGTAAAAATCAATGATTTAGGGTATTTGTCTGGAGTTGATCTTGCGGACGACGAGGTCTTGAAGATCGTTGAAAAGGCCCGTTTTCCCAAGTGGCTGAGCCATCAGCTTAAAGCCTATCTTTCCCAGGTCCACCATCCTCTGGCCGTGCGCTCGTCAAGCCTCCTCGAAGACGCCCAGTATCAGGCCTACGCTGGACTGTACTCCACGATTATGGTGCCCAACAATCATCCAGACCCGAATGTGCGGCTGGCGGAATTGATCCTGGCCATCAAGCAGGTCTACGCCTCCACGTTTTATCAGGCGCCCAAAGCCTTTTCAAGGCGGGTCAACCAGCGCACCGATGAGGAGAAAATGGGCGTGCTGGTGCAGCAGGTCATCGGGGATGATTACGGCGGGTATTTTTATCCGGCCATTTCCGGCGTGGCACAGTCATACAATTACTATCCGTTCGGACGCATGAAGCCCGAGGACGGGGTGGCCACCATTGCTTTCGGATTCGGCAAGATCGTAGTCGATGGTGGGCAGACCCTGCGCTTTTCGCCCAGATATCCGAACATCCTGCCGCAATGTCCGACGGTGGAGCTGGCTTTGCGCACGGCCCAAACAGAGTTCTACAGCCTGCCTCTGGAGCATTGGCCCTGGGCGCGCACGGATTTTTCCCTATCCCGCCGCAACATCACCGAAGCCGAGGAAAAGGGGCCGCTGGCCCTGGTAGCTTCGACCTTTCTCCCGGAAGAGGGGCGCATTCGTGATACGGCGTCCATTCCCGATCGGCCGCGCGTTCTGCTTTTCGCTCCGGTATTGAAGCACAAGATCCTGCCGCTGGCAGAAATCCTGGCAGATGTCATGGGCATCACGGAATCGGCCATGGGGTGCCCCGTGGAGATAGAATTCGCCTGCAATCTCTACCGGGACAAGCAGCACAGGCCCGTGTTTTCCCTGCTGCAGTTGCGTCCCATGTCCGCCCGGGCCGATCTTAACCGGGTCACCATCACCGAGCATGATCGCGAGCAGGCCTTCTGCCTGTCTTCCCACGCTCTGGGCAATGCTGAGAAATGTGATGTGCGCGATATCGTTTTTGTGCGGCCCGATGCCTTTGAGGTCGAAAAAACCGTGCAGATCGCAGGGGAGATCGGACGCATCAATGCCGCGCTCGTGGCCCAGGGGCGCAAATATCTGCTGGTGGGCCCAGGGCGCTGGGGTACGGCAGACCGCTGGCTGGGCATTCCCGTGACTTGGAATGACATCTGCGGAGTCTCGGCCATCGTCGAGACCGCTTCGGCCCAGCTGCGCGTGGAGCCATCCCAAGGCTCTCATTTTTTTCACAACATAACCACTCTCGGGATCAATTACATTATGATGTCGGGCAAGGAAGGCGAGCGTTTCGACTGGGAATGGCTGGAGGGGCACGATGCCGTGGCCAGGGACGAGCATGTGGTTCACGTGCGCCTGTCTGCGCCGATGGTCATCAAGGTCGATGGCCGCAGCTCGCACTGCGCGATTATTCCGGGGGACGAAATGGCGCGATGCCTGGAGGTGAACACGGCTCCGCCGGGCACCGGGTGCTGCGCTCCGGGCTGCGAGGGAGCAGGTTCGCCCGGGCAGTGCGCACTATGA
- a CDS encoding LysR family transcriptional regulator ArgP, with translation MIDTKHLQALAAVITEQSFEKAARSLFLTQSAVSQRIRQLEEHVGQMLVVRSVPIRPTSAGMAMLRHFRQLSVLEESLFEELAPGENSNIATVTLAVNADSLDTWFLRSIPDILAGENVLLDLVVDDQSVTHAYLRSGEVQGAITSTPATFQGLLTHDLGDMEYLCVATPAFRMRHCPQGFTRQAADNAPIVIFNHKDALQHEFLRQRFGEEITPPAHVMPSNISFQGLILQGGAYGMISRILAEPHLRQGELVDLTPGETLRVPHFYQCWSLQSSLSRRIAEIIVRTARANLLPRSPERSTRCPAEPCSPPGIAPFRPPE, from the coding sequence ATGATCGACACCAAACACCTTCAGGCCCTGGCTGCGGTCATCACCGAACAGAGCTTCGAAAAAGCGGCACGCTCGCTCTTTCTGACCCAGTCCGCTGTTTCCCAGCGCATCAGACAATTGGAGGAACATGTGGGCCAGATGCTCGTGGTGCGCTCGGTGCCGATCCGGCCCACATCCGCGGGCATGGCCATGCTGCGCCACTTCCGGCAACTTTCGGTCCTGGAGGAATCACTCTTTGAGGAGCTGGCACCGGGAGAAAACAGCAACATCGCGACCGTGACCCTGGCCGTCAACGCCGACAGCCTGGACACTTGGTTCCTGCGCAGCATTCCCGACATCCTGGCGGGAGAGAACGTGCTACTTGATCTCGTGGTCGACGACCAGTCCGTGACCCATGCCTATCTGCGTTCAGGGGAGGTCCAGGGAGCGATCACCTCGACTCCGGCGACTTTCCAGGGACTGCTCACCCACGACCTGGGCGACATGGAGTACCTGTGCGTGGCCACGCCTGCGTTCAGAATGCGCCACTGCCCGCAGGGTTTTACCCGGCAGGCCGCAGACAATGCCCCCATTGTCATTTTCAATCACAAAGACGCGCTCCAGCACGAATTCTTAAGGCAGCGCTTCGGCGAGGAAATCACCCCGCCCGCGCATGTCATGCCGTCCAACATCAGTTTTCAGGGCCTCATTCTTCAGGGCGGAGCGTACGGCATGATCTCCCGCATCCTGGCCGAGCCGCATCTCAGGCAAGGCGAACTGGTCGATCTCACCCCCGGAGAAACCCTGCGCGTCCCGCATTTCTATCAATGCTGGAGCCTGCAAAGCAGCCTGTCCCGGCGCATCGCCGAAATCATAGTGCGCACTGCCCGGGCGAACCTGCTCCCTCGCAGCCCGGAGCGCAGCACCCGGTGCCCGGCGGAGCCGTGTTCACCTCCAGGCATCGCGCCATTTCGTCCCCCGGAATAA
- a CDS encoding LysE/ArgO family amino acid transporter yields MIFTPFLQGLGTGAGLIIAIGAQNAFVLSRGLTRNHHLPVVLICAVSDALLITLGLSGMGIVLAQSEAFAVWATWLGVAFLFWYGLRSFRSALHSGSLAPQERARMGLGATVAATLAVTFLNPHVYLDTVLLLGSIGGRYPEAQRFFFGAGAVTASLVWFLALGLGARLLLPFFRHPRSWAVLDVLVGLTMWGVAASLATSAFAG; encoded by the coding sequence ATGATTTTTACGCCATTTTTGCAGGGCCTGGGGACAGGCGCTGGTCTCATTATCGCCATCGGTGCGCAAAATGCCTTCGTGCTGAGCCGGGGTCTGACCCGCAACCATCATCTCCCCGTGGTGCTTATCTGCGCCGTGAGCGACGCGCTGCTCATAACTCTGGGGCTGTCGGGGATGGGGATTGTATTGGCTCAGAGCGAGGCCTTTGCGGTTTGGGCCACTTGGCTTGGGGTGGCCTTTCTTTTCTGGTACGGGCTGCGCTCTTTTAGGTCGGCCTTGCATTCGGGCAGTCTTGCGCCCCAGGAGCGGGCGAGGATGGGACTTGGCGCCACGGTGGCGGCGACCCTGGCCGTGACGTTTCTGAATCCGCACGTCTATCTCGACACGGTGCTCCTGCTTGGCTCCATCGGAGGGCGCTATCCGGAGGCGCAACGCTTTTTTTTCGGCGCGGGAGCCGTAACGGCCTCACTGGTCTGGTTTCTCGCTCTGGGCCTTGGCGCACGCCTGTTGCTGCCTTTTTTCCGTCACCCCAGATCATGGGCCGTGCTTGACGTCCTGGTAGGCCTGACCATGTGGGGCGTTGCCGCGTCACTGGCAACGTCTGCTTTTGCGGGCTGA